A segment of the Promicromonospora sukumoe genome:
CCTCCGACGGTGCGGGACGTGCAGCCTCCACCATCGCCCGATCTCACCCCGCTCGCACGGGCGTGGACCGATGAGTCCGGCGCCGCTCCGCCGTCGGACGGGCATGGGAACGCTGCGCTACACCGCGAACATGTCCGCCGACGGGTACACCGTCGACGCCGAGGGGAGCTTCGACTTCACGCAGCCGACCGACGAGATGCTGGCGTTCATCAACGAGGCCGAGGCCGACTCCGCCGTCTACGTCCACGGCCGGCGCATGTACGAGACGATGGTCTACTGGGAGACGCACGACCCGGGGTCCACCCCGAACCCGCACCTGGACCGGTACGCGGAGATCTGGCAGGGCGTGGACAAGATCGTCGTCTCGTCGTCCCTGCCCCCGGAGGCCGTGACGTCGGCCCGGACGCGGCTCGTACGTGACCTGGGGCCCGGCGAGCTGCAACGCATCGTGAGCTGCGCGCCCGGGGTCGTCTCCATCGGCGGGCCCACCGTCGCCGCGCCGTTCATCCGGCAGGGTCTCGTGGACGACTTCCGCTTCGTGGTCTACCCCGAGGTCGTGGGCGGCGGGCTGCCGGCCCTCCCCCGGGACGCCCGCCTGCGGCTGCGACTCGTGGACTCGCGGACGTTCGACGACGGCTGCGTCTACCTGCGCTATGCGCCGCGCTGAGGCAGGCTCGTACCCGTGACCACTCTCAACCTGCCCGTGCAGCCCCCGGTCCGGCCGATGCTCGCCAAGAGCGTGCCCTCGGTGCCTGCCCAGCCCGCCGGCGACGACGCCGGCCCCGCGTACGTCTACGAG
Coding sequences within it:
- a CDS encoding dihydrofolate reductase family protein, which translates into the protein MGTLRYTANMSADGYTVDAEGSFDFTQPTDEMLAFINEAEADSAVYVHGRRMYETMVYWETHDPGSTPNPHLDRYAEIWQGVDKIVVSSSLPPEAVTSARTRLVRDLGPGELQRIVSCAPGVVSIGGPTVAAPFIRQGLVDDFRFVVYPEVVGGGLPALPRDARLRLRLVDSRTFDDGCVYLRYAPR